The Camelina sativa cultivar DH55 chromosome 18, Cs, whole genome shotgun sequence DNA window TAATATACCCAAaaaaatgtagattttttttaagtgcGATTAGAAAAACCGAAATTCTAATACCAAAAAATGCATAACCCGGTTCCGATACCAAACTAGCAACCGATATTTACTAGATTCATCATCTAAAAACTAGAATACAACTAATAAAACCAACATACACTTCAATTCACACCTCAAATTCCTACCACATTCTCATAATTTTCCCAATGAAGGAACATTTGTTACCATGATAGTCAATTCACATtctaaaatcttcaaaaatgtCTCTCACACATTTCCAACTTACCCTAAAAACCACATTTCTTAAATtcctcaatatatatatatatatataaacttccttttttaatttgttaccgtcaaccccaaaaccaaaaaccccTTCCACCAGTCCCACGAGGGGcataaagaaaaatcaaagaccCAATCTTTCTTTCAGTTCCCCAATCTCTCTAGATGACAATCCTTCCCCTGTTTTCCTAACGATACAATTCTTTTTTAGATCGAAATACCAAAAAAAGGatcaattttttataaacaCACTGTTATACTAATGGCAGAGAATCTAGAACTGAGTCTTCTATGTACAGAGACCAACGTGTTGGTTGATGATGAAGACAAGGGCATAGTTGTTGACAAAACTCCGATTGAAATTTCGATTCCTCAGATGGGTTTTTTCCAATCGGAGGAGAGTGAGGAGATTATCAGAGAGAtggtggagaaggagaagcagCATTTACCAAGTGATGATTACATCAAGAGACTCCGAAGTGGAGATTTGGATTTGAATgttagaagaagagaagcccTCAATTGGATTTGGAAGGTCTCGTTTCTACtcaattttcttaatttctaaTTCATATATACGGGTTTTGAATCATCTCTATCAGCTCAAATTGTGAAAAGCACATTCCTTTTTGATGAATGATCTGAACATAAAGAGTATGCTGCTACTATGTGTATAGATCAGAGGCTTATGTCTTAAATCTGTGAATCTGATGCTCAAGTTCGGATCTTTCACACCTCATTTGACAGTAGATTCACTTTAATCTCAGAGTTTTAGATCTCTAATAGATTGATTGTTCTGATTCTAACAGGCTTGTGAAGAACACCAGTTTGGACCATTGTGTTTTTGCTTATCAATGAACTACTTGGATCGATTCTTATCTGTTCATGATTTGCCTGTAAGTTCACATTAACTCTACTAATAGATTGAAATTGGTTTTAGCCCTTCATCATCTAGAAGAACTAATAGCTTCTGGATTTATGATTCTACTTGTAGAGTGGCAAAGTTTGGATATTGCAGTTGTTGGCTGTGGCTTGTTTGTCATTGGCAGCCAAAATTGAAGAAACTGAAGTCCCAACGTTAATAGATCTTCAGGTGCTATAACTCTCTCCCCCCCAAAAAGTCGCTGAATTGTCTTTTCAGTCCGATAATCTCGTTAATCGATTGCTGTTTGATCACATTTGGAAACAGGTTGGAGATCCTCAATATGTGTTTGAGGCTAAATCAGTGCAAAGAATGGAACTTTTGGTGTTGAACAGATTGAAATGGAGATTAAGAGCAATAACTCCATGCTCATACATCAGATATTTCTTGAGAAAGATGAGTAAATGTGATCAAGAACCATCCAACACATTGATATCTAGATCACTACAAGTGATAGCCAGCACAACCAAAGGTGAAAAAGCTCTCTtctttatgttttagtttcttgaccacttttgtttttgtgcttttttgggttttgtatttttttttttttacttttgctttttatgATTTTGGGTTAAAAA harbors:
- the LOC104762715 gene encoding cyclin-D4-1-like, with translation MAENLELSLLCTETNVLVDDEDKGIVVDKTPIEISIPQMGFFQSEESEEIIREMVEKEKQHLPSDDYIKRLRSGDLDLNVRRREALNWIWKACEEHQFGPLCFCLSMNYLDRFLSVHDLPSGKVWILQLLAVACLSLAAKIEETEVPTLIDLQVGDPQYVFEAKSVQRMELLVLNRLKWRLRAITPCSYIRYFLRKMSKCDQEPSNTLISRSLQVIASTTKGIDFLEFRPSEVAAAVALSVSGELHTVHFDNSSFSPLFSLLQKERVKQIGEMIESDGSGLCSQTPNGVLEVSACCFSFKTHDSSSSPHTHLS